From Anaerohalosphaera lusitana, one genomic window encodes:
- a CDS encoding arylsulfatase — translation MDRRDFLKLAGVTAGAAGLNMSFASAKLARAEKRKPNVIYIMLDELGYFELSCMGNEKVHTPNIDRMVSEGMRFTQMLAGSAVCAPTRSVLMTGKHAGHTTVRVNGGGLALLEDDATIASMLKCAGYATGGFGKWGLGDAGTTGVPEKHGFDTFYGYYHQVHAHTYYPRYLLRNSEKEYLPGNTDDFYEGETFAHYKIFEEAKKFIKSNADKPFFCYCPWTPPHGLWGMPEDDPSWQMYEDKPWRAGQRQPTDSRVYAAMINMVDRQIGEIMDMVKELGIDEDTIIFFCGDNGGQPYFCWGDPSTPRPEKMPYPHGFIGPNLNPETGERFRGGKGNLYEGGLRIPFIVRWPGKVEAGSVSEHLGYFPDVMPTLGEICGADVPTDTDGISFAPTLCGEKAAGREQDEHEYLYWEFGRWIAVRYGDHKLVTRRNNKGRAELYDLSEDIEEQNNIAAEKPDVVKKLLAFADVAHTKNKVGTYLPGTEDIRFDGLKVRHH, via the coding sequence ATGGACAGACGTGATTTTTTGAAACTGGCCGGCGTTACTGCTGGTGCGGCTGGGCTGAATATGAGCTTCGCATCGGCGAAACTCGCCAGGGCCGAGAAGAGAAAACCGAATGTCATATATATCATGCTGGACGAGCTTGGATATTTCGAGCTTAGCTGCATGGGCAATGAGAAGGTACATACGCCGAACATCGACAGGATGGTGAGTGAGGGTATGCGGTTCACGCAGATGCTTGCAGGCAGTGCTGTTTGTGCGCCGACGCGCAGTGTGCTGATGACGGGCAAGCATGCGGGCCATACAACGGTGCGCGTAAACGGCGGCGGGCTGGCACTGCTTGAAGATGATGCGACGATCGCAAGCATGCTGAAATGTGCCGGTTACGCGACGGGCGGCTTCGGCAAGTGGGGGCTGGGCGATGCGGGCACGACGGGTGTGCCGGAAAAGCACGGCTTCGATACGTTCTACGGCTATTATCACCAGGTGCACGCGCACACTTATTATCCGCGCTATCTGCTGCGGAACAGCGAGAAGGAATATCTGCCGGGCAATACGGACGACTTCTACGAAGGCGAGACGTTCGCGCACTATAAGATTTTCGAAGAGGCGAAGAAGTTCATCAAGTCGAACGCCGACAAGCCGTTTTTCTGTTACTGTCCGTGGACGCCGCCGCACGGTTTGTGGGGTATGCCCGAGGATGATCCGTCGTGGCAGATGTATGAGGACAAGCCGTGGCGGGCGGGTCAGAGACAGCCGACGGATTCGCGTGTCTATGCCGCGATGATCAACATGGTCGACCGGCAGATCGGCGAGATCATGGACATGGTCAAGGAGCTTGGCATAGATGAGGATACGATCATATTCTTCTGCGGCGACAACGGCGGGCAGCCGTACTTCTGCTGGGGCGATCCCTCGACGCCGCGACCGGAGAAGATGCCTTATCCGCATGGATTTATCGGGCCGAACCTGAATCCTGAAACGGGTGAGCGGTTCCGCGGCGGCAAGGGCAATCTCTACGAGGGCGGGCTGCGTATTCCGTTCATTGTTCGCTGGCCGGGCAAGGTCGAGGCGGGCAGCGTGAGCGAGCATCTTGGATATTTCCCGGATGTAATGCCTACGCTTGGCGAGATATGCGGTGCCGATGTGCCGACGGATACGGATGGGATATCGTTCGCTCCCACGCTGTGTGGTGAAAAAGCAGCGGGCCGAGAACAGGACGAGCACGAATATCTGTACTGGGAATTCGGCAGGTGGATCGCTGTGAGGTACGGCGATCACAAGCTGGTTACGCGGCGCAACAACAAGGGGCGTGCTGAGCTGTACGATCTTTCGGAAGACATTGAAGAGCAGAACAATATCGCCGCTGAGAAGCCGGACGTCGTGAAGAAGCTGCTTGCGTTTGCGGACGTTGCTCATACGAAAAACAAGGTCGGCACGTATCTGCCCGGGACCGAGGATATTCGGTTTGACGGGCTGAAGGTTCGGCATCATTAA
- a CDS encoding DUF2179 domain-containing protein, whose protein sequence is MELPDTQLFNYLILPLLIAVARIFDVSIGTIRIISVSRGHKLVSAILGFFEILVWLVVINKVMTDATNVFAYIGYAGGFAAGSAIGIWMEEKLAVGNLIVRVITRSDPTALINKLRLKGYGVTKVIGHGQHGEVDLVFAVIKRSNLEEVVGIINRFNPKAFYSVEDVKVVRQGVFPQRQSHRALARPLRKGK, encoded by the coding sequence ATGGAGCTTCCTGACACGCAACTGTTTAACTATCTGATACTGCCGCTGCTTATCGCTGTGGCGAGGATATTCGATGTATCGATCGGGACTATACGTATTATTTCCGTATCGCGCGGGCACAAGCTGGTATCGGCGATCCTGGGCTTTTTCGAGATACTGGTCTGGCTGGTCGTGATCAACAAGGTGATGACGGACGCGACTAACGTTTTTGCGTATATCGGCTATGCGGGCGGTTTCGCAGCGGGCAGCGCGATCGGTATATGGATGGAAGAGAAGCTGGCGGTGGGCAACCTGATCGTGCGGGTGATCACGCGGAGTGATCCGACGGCGCTGATAAACAAGCTGCGTCTGAAGGGTTACGGTGTGACCAAGGTGATCGGGCACGGTCAGCATGGAGAGGTTGATTTGGTGTTCGCGGTGATAAAGCGGAGCAACCTGGAAGAAGTGGTGGGCATTATAAACAGGTTCAATCCAAAAGCATTTTATTCGGTCGAGGATGTGAAGGTCGTAAGACAGGGCGTGTTCCCGCAGAGGCAATCGCACAGGGCACTGGCGAGGCCGCTGCGTAAAGGTAAATAG
- a CDS encoding cation:proton antiporter regulatory subunit, protein MLTNLILFLSFVVCSFIVVRIGAIAFQLTGVSWPLAKFQSLSCFTGTGFTTRESELITSDPRRRRIATILIVLGHAGLVSMIATFANTIRPSAIKEKLAVPYLPFDVPYQILPWVNIGVIAVGVYVIYRVFTNANFVKKMTRKMRRLLVRQSDVVRPVTFEELMFVSGGFGISRISINRKNSLIGKTLRESRLRRKNITVLAIERKETTTANPPADSILREGDELICFGNLDRMKEIS, encoded by the coding sequence ATGCTTACCAACCTGATACTGTTCCTGTCGTTCGTGGTGTGTTCGTTTATCGTCGTGAGGATCGGTGCGATCGCGTTTCAGTTGACGGGGGTTTCGTGGCCGTTGGCGAAGTTTCAGTCGCTTTCGTGTTTTACGGGGACGGGGTTTACTACGCGAGAGTCGGAACTGATCACGAGTGATCCGAGGCGGCGGCGGATCGCGACGATACTTATCGTGTTGGGGCATGCGGGGCTGGTGAGTATGATCGCGACGTTTGCGAATACGATCCGGCCGTCGGCGATAAAGGAGAAGCTGGCGGTGCCTTATCTGCCGTTCGATGTGCCTTACCAGATACTGCCGTGGGTGAATATCGGTGTGATAGCGGTTGGTGTTTATGTGATCTATCGCGTGTTCACGAACGCGAATTTTGTGAAGAAAATGACGCGAAAGATGCGGAGACTGCTTGTCAGACAGAGTGATGTTGTCAGGCCGGTGACATTTGAGGAACTGATGTTCGTCAGCGGCGGGTTCGGAATCTCAAGAATATCGATCAATAGAAAGAACAGTTTGATAGGTAAAACCCTGCGGGAATCGAGGCTTCGCCGGAAGAATATCACCGTGCTTGCGATCGAGCGAAAGGAGACCACCACTGCTAACCCCCCTGCCGATTCGATACTGCGAGAAGGTGACGAGCTGATCTGTTTCGGCAATCTGGACAGAATGAAGGAGATAAGCTGA
- a CDS encoding glycerate kinase, whose amino-acid sequence MKIVVAMDSFKESLSARRACAITAGVIGEVLSDSQVITKPLADGGEGTADAMLAADGGEWISCDVMGPLAGMQAEAGFAWFEKDRSALVEMAKASGLELLTDGQRNPLRATTYGTGQLIRKAIECGAEKVYLAVGGSATVDCGVGAACALGWQFRLADGSDYVPGESRLNDIREIVEPEVPIGREVMVLCDVDNPLCGPRGAAKVYGPQKGATPKMVAELEAGLENIAELVEEQLGMSITDMPGAGAAGGLSAGAVAFMNAGLTSGTEYIIGKSGLVEALNDADWVVTGEGRLDEQSLQGKVIHGVMKCAKRHGVKVAVLAGQVALDDRTLEEQGIDIAMQCMEPDMTVEAAISEAGELLSERAAELAQELIA is encoded by the coding sequence ATGAAAATAGTTGTCGCAATGGATTCGTTCAAGGAGTCGCTGAGTGCCCGGCGGGCGTGTGCGATCACGGCCGGTGTGATCGGCGAAGTCCTGAGTGATTCTCAGGTGATCACGAAACCACTTGCGGACGGCGGGGAAGGGACGGCGGATGCGATGCTGGCGGCGGACGGGGGCGAATGGATAAGCTGTGACGTGATGGGGCCGTTGGCGGGCATGCAGGCGGAAGCGGGTTTTGCGTGGTTCGAGAAGGACAGGTCGGCGCTGGTCGAGATGGCAAAGGCGAGCGGGTTGGAACTGCTAACGGATGGGCAGCGGAACCCGCTGAGGGCGACCACATACGGCACGGGGCAGTTGATCCGCAAGGCCATCGAATGCGGGGCCGAGAAAGTTTATCTCGCTGTGGGGGGCAGTGCGACGGTTGACTGCGGCGTGGGTGCTGCGTGTGCCCTTGGCTGGCAGTTTCGATTGGCGGACGGGAGTGATTATGTGCCGGGCGAGAGTCGGCTGAATGATATCCGTGAGATCGTTGAGCCCGAGGTGCCGATCGGCCGCGAGGTGATGGTACTGTGTGATGTGGACAATCCTTTGTGCGGACCGAGAGGTGCTGCGAAAGTTTACGGGCCGCAGAAGGGAGCGACGCCGAAAATGGTCGCGGAGTTGGAGGCGGGGCTCGAAAATATCGCGGAGCTTGTCGAAGAGCAGCTTGGGATGTCCATCACGGACATGCCCGGAGCGGGAGCGGCTGGCGGATTGAGCGCGGGAGCGGTTGCGTTTATGAACGCCGGGCTCACATCGGGGACCGAATACATAATTGGCAAGTCCGGGCTGGTGGAGGCTCTTAATGACGCGGACTGGGTGGTTACGGGTGAGGGCAGGCTGGACGAGCAATCGCTGCAGGGCAAGGTGATTCATGGGGTGATGAAATGTGCGAAACGGCATGGCGTAAAGGTCGCTGTTCTGGCTGGACAGGTGGCTTTGGATGATCGAACGCTCGAAGAGCAGGGTATTGACATAGCAATGCAGTGTATGGAACCGGACATGACGGTCGAAGCCGCAATAAGCGAAGCCGGGGAACTGCTGAGCGAGAGAGCGGCTGAGCTGGCGCAGGAACTTATAGCTTAG
- the corA gene encoding magnesium/cobalt transporter CorA encodes MKRISILNGIVGYKKKVGLAPGTLVHVGEEEARTCELSLIQYDADDVHESSIEADTDFGALRKEDKVCWLNVDGLDDVDVIDRIGEAFGVHDLILEDVLNTGQRPKLEEAEEGLFITVKMLQANEGQISSEQVSMIVGDGYVISFQERAGDVFESVRERLRSGRGRVRKAGADYLAYCLLDAIVDNYFAVLEQLGERIEADQVQLMEEPDEEVLAEVHGLKREMIFLRRAVWPLREAINALSKSDSPVIRKETRIYVNDVYDHTMQIIETLETFRDVVAGMFDMYLSSVSNRMNSVMKVLTIIATIFIPLSFIAGVYGMNFNNMPELTTGWMYPLGFWLMVFAVAVGMLGFFKYKKWL; translated from the coding sequence GTGAAGCGAATATCGATACTAAACGGAATCGTCGGCTACAAGAAAAAGGTTGGGCTAGCGCCCGGTACATTGGTGCATGTCGGCGAGGAAGAGGCACGCACATGCGAACTTTCTCTGATTCAATATGACGCAGATGATGTACACGAATCGAGTATAGAAGCAGATACTGATTTTGGGGCCTTGCGTAAGGAGGATAAGGTCTGCTGGCTCAATGTAGACGGGCTGGATGACGTTGACGTAATTGATCGCATCGGGGAGGCGTTCGGGGTACATGACCTGATACTCGAAGATGTTCTGAATACGGGTCAGAGGCCGAAGCTGGAGGAGGCGGAAGAGGGCCTGTTCATTACCGTTAAGATGCTGCAGGCGAATGAGGGGCAGATAAGCTCGGAGCAGGTGAGCATGATCGTGGGTGACGGGTATGTGATTAGTTTTCAGGAGCGGGCGGGCGATGTGTTCGAGTCTGTGCGTGAACGGCTGCGGAGCGGACGCGGGCGGGTTCGCAAGGCTGGGGCGGATTACCTGGCGTACTGCCTGCTGGACGCGATCGTGGACAATTATTTTGCAGTTCTGGAGCAGCTCGGTGAGCGGATCGAGGCGGACCAGGTACAGTTGATGGAAGAACCGGACGAGGAGGTGCTGGCGGAGGTTCATGGGCTCAAGCGTGAGATGATATTTCTGCGGCGGGCTGTATGGCCGTTGCGGGAAGCTATTAATGCTTTGTCGAAGAGCGACAGCCCGGTGATACGCAAGGAAACGCGCATTTATGTAAATGACGTGTATGACCATACGATGCAGATCATCGAGACGCTGGAGACGTTTCGCGATGTGGTGGCGGGCATGTTCGATATGTATCTGTCGAGCGTGAGCAATCGCATGAACAGTGTTATGAAGGTGCTGACGATCATTGCAACGATATTTATTCCGCTGAGTTTTATCGCTGGCGTTTACGGGATGAATTTCAATAACATGCCTGAGCTGACGACCGGGTGGATGTATCCGCTGGGGTTCTGGTTGATGGTTTTTGCGGTGGCGGTAGGGATGCTGGGATTTTTCAAATATAAGAAATGGCTCTGA
- a CDS encoding glycosyl hydrolase family 95 catalytic domain-containing protein has translation MGAAKKIMTVVLMGVFCLIAAGVAVAEPKPEHGLNYDEPATVWDEAFPLGNGLLGGLVWGDGQPLKISLDRTDLWDLRPVPQFDSPDYNYETMRQWVKEGKIGELHKLYDLPYRNAGPTKIPAGRIELTLGNGATFNSGKLDLADAIASVELGEGVSAKVFVHGDEPFGFIRVTGTEVTPKLVVPAFEGDEQDGTADEIVQGKELKFLGYPAPKTFAGDDYKGYEQQGWGELKFAVALVWEKSGDDWLGVWSVMTNEKNDEPFEAAQQVCRDALGAGHDEAFESHRDWWQDFWAKSSVTVPNDVLERMWYLETYKFGAAARDDAPPITLQGPWTADNGRIPPWKGDYHHDLNTELSYWPSYSGNHLEGESGFLKWLWETKDNAKEWTEDFFGLPGLNVPMTADLNQRQIGGWHQYTHSATTAGWLAHHFYLHWRYSMDREFLEKRAYPWLSETATFYEAITEKTDDGKRTLPLSSSPEINDNRLDAWFDNITNYDLALIRWTFDKAGELAEELGKNAEAEKWNALLGEMPQLWLDEETDKLLVTKDYPLPGSHRHFSHLMAFHPLGLVTWEGGEKDREIIKASLAELEEKGTAWWTGYSFSWLGNMWARARNGEKAEDALEKFATAFCLRNSFHCNGDQSGKGYSRFRYRPFTLEGNFAAAAGLQEMLIQSYSGTIRLFPAVPADWKNASFDTLRTEGAFLVSAEREDGKTERVIVTAEKKGTCRVENPFGSAEYKVDKPWFRSVKEDGGTLVFDCKAGDEFVFTRK, from the coding sequence ATGGGCGCAGCGAAAAAAATTATGACAGTTGTTTTGATGGGTGTGTTCTGTTTGATTGCAGCCGGTGTTGCGGTAGCTGAGCCGAAGCCGGAGCATGGGCTCAATTATGACGAGCCTGCGACTGTGTGGGATGAGGCGTTTCCGCTGGGTAACGGTTTGCTGGGCGGGCTGGTCTGGGGCGACGGGCAGCCGTTGAAGATATCGCTGGACCGGACGGACCTGTGGGATCTGCGTCCGGTGCCGCAGTTTGATTCGCCGGACTATAATTACGAGACGATGCGGCAGTGGGTGAAGGAAGGCAAGATAGGCGAGCTGCACAAGCTTTACGACCTGCCGTATCGCAATGCCGGGCCTACGAAGATACCGGCGGGCAGGATAGAGCTGACGTTGGGCAATGGGGCGACGTTTAACAGCGGCAAGCTGGATCTGGCGGATGCGATCGCGAGTGTGGAGCTCGGCGAAGGTGTTAGCGCGAAAGTATTTGTGCATGGCGATGAGCCGTTCGGGTTTATCAGGGTGACGGGTACTGAGGTTACGCCGAAACTTGTCGTGCCGGCATTTGAGGGGGACGAACAAGATGGGACCGCAGACGAGATAGTCCAGGGCAAGGAACTGAAGTTTCTGGGTTATCCCGCGCCGAAGACTTTTGCAGGTGACGATTACAAAGGATACGAACAGCAGGGCTGGGGCGAGCTGAAGTTTGCGGTTGCGCTGGTCTGGGAGAAAAGCGGTGATGACTGGCTGGGCGTCTGGTCGGTTATGACTAACGAAAAGAACGATGAGCCGTTTGAGGCTGCGCAGCAGGTTTGCCGTGACGCCCTCGGGGCGGGTCATGATGAAGCGTTTGAATCGCATAGAGACTGGTGGCAGGACTTCTGGGCGAAGTCGTCCGTGACAGTGCCGAACGATGTGCTGGAGCGGATGTGGTATCTTGAGACGTACAAGTTCGGTGCGGCAGCGAGAGACGATGCTCCGCCTATCACTCTGCAGGGACCGTGGACCGCGGATAACGGGCGGATACCGCCGTGGAAAGGCGACTATCATCATGACCTGAACACGGAACTGAGTTACTGGCCTAGCTACAGCGGTAATCATCTCGAGGGCGAGAGCGGATTTCTCAAGTGGCTGTGGGAGACAAAGGACAATGCGAAAGAATGGACGGAGGATTTCTTCGGTCTGCCCGGTCTGAACGTGCCGATGACGGCCGACCTTAATCAGCGGCAGATCGGCGGGTGGCATCAGTATACGCATTCGGCGACGACAGCGGGATGGCTGGCGCATCATTTCTACCTGCACTGGCGGTACAGCATGGATCGTGAATTTCTGGAAAAGCGTGCGTATCCGTGGCTGAGCGAGACGGCGACATTCTATGAAGCGATCACGGAAAAGACCGATGACGGCAAGAGGACACTGCCGTTGAGCTCTTCGCCTGAGATAAACGACAATCGGCTGGACGCGTGGTTTGACAATATCACGAACTATGATCTGGCGCTGATCCGGTGGACGTTCGATAAGGCTGGTGAACTTGCGGAAGAGCTTGGCAAGAATGCGGAAGCTGAAAAATGGAATGCGCTGCTGGGTGAGATGCCGCAGCTCTGGCTCGATGAGGAAACGGACAAGCTTCTGGTGACGAAGGATTATCCGCTGCCGGGATCGCATAGACATTTTTCGCATTTGATGGCGTTCCATCCGCTTGGACTGGTAACCTGGGAAGGCGGCGAGAAAGACCGTGAGATCATAAAAGCTTCGCTTGCGGAGCTGGAGGAAAAAGGAACCGCATGGTGGACTGGATACAGCTTCAGTTGGCTGGGCAATATGTGGGCTCGTGCTCGAAACGGTGAGAAGGCGGAAGATGCGCTGGAGAAGTTTGCTACGGCGTTTTGTCTGCGGAACAGTTTCCACTGCAACGGCGATCAGAGCGGCAAGGGCTACTCCAGGTTCCGCTACAGGCCGTTCACACTGGAGGGTAATTTCGCGGCGGCGGCGGGTCTGCAGGAAATGCTGATCCAGAGCTACAGCGGCACGATCAGACTGTTCCCTGCAGTGCCAGCGGATTGGAAAAACGCATCGTTCGATACGCTCAGGACCGAGGGCGCGTTCCTTGTCTCAGCGGAACGCGAGGACGGCAAGACGGAACGCGTCATTGTCACAGCGGAAAAGAAAGGCACGTGCAGAGTTGAGAATCCGTTTGGTTCGGCCGAGTACAAAGTAGACAAGCCGTGGTTCCGGTCGGTCAAGGAAGACGGCGGTACGCTGGTATTTGACTGCAAGGCGGGAGATGAATTTGTATTTACAAGGAAGTAG
- a CDS encoding DNA recombination protein RmuC — MEILITIVVILTVLVLILLAVLMLSNNASRRDLAAQSASINMLTQQLDSLKGSQDNISQTLEKNLTTGQQNITRTLQASHETLSKLHTQIGHLQGSSSQILQLGTDVRKLQDILKSPKMRGQLGERSLENLLSDILPAGSFNLQHPFKSGKIVDALITLPDYSVPVDAKFPLPSFEAMLAAENDDLKKRLRRQFQSDVVKHIDKIAAQYINPDEGTLDFALMYIPAENVYYETIIKYETDRTDVLNHALEKKVIPVSPNLLYVYLMTIVMGLHGLQIEKQAARIRTNLGKLSGLFDDITQTYTVLGKHLKNAYSQYDEGQKRIDRFSMNLDQITNDHEETPE; from the coding sequence ATGGAAATCCTCATAACTATAGTCGTAATTCTAACCGTCCTCGTCCTGATCCTGCTCGCGGTGCTCATGCTCTCGAACAACGCCAGCCGCCGCGACCTCGCCGCCCAGTCCGCGTCAATCAATATGCTCACCCAGCAGCTCGATTCGCTCAAGGGCTCGCAGGACAACATCTCGCAGACCCTCGAAAAGAACCTCACCACCGGCCAGCAGAACATCACCCGCACCCTCCAGGCCTCCCACGAAACTCTCTCCAAGCTCCACACCCAGATCGGCCACCTCCAGGGCTCCTCCAGCCAGATACTCCAGCTCGGCACCGACGTCCGAAAGCTCCAGGACATTCTCAAAAGCCCCAAAATGCGCGGCCAGCTCGGCGAACGCTCCCTAGAAAACCTCCTCTCCGATATCCTCCCCGCCGGCAGCTTCAACCTCCAGCACCCCTTCAAGTCCGGCAAGATCGTCGACGCCCTCATAACCCTGCCCGACTACTCCGTCCCCGTCGACGCGAAGTTCCCCCTCCCCTCGTTCGAAGCCATGCTCGCAGCAGAGAACGACGACCTCAAAAAACGCCTTCGCCGCCAGTTCCAGTCCGACGTCGTCAAGCACATCGACAAGATCGCCGCCCAGTACATCAACCCCGACGAGGGCACGCTCGACTTCGCCCTGATGTACATCCCCGCCGAGAACGTCTACTACGAAACGATCATCAAATACGAAACCGACCGCACCGACGTCCTCAACCACGCCCTCGAAAAGAAGGTCATCCCCGTCTCGCCCAACCTGCTCTACGTCTACCTCATGACCATCGTCATGGGCCTGCACGGCCTCCAGATCGAAAAACAGGCCGCCCGCATCCGCACCAACCTCGGCAAACTCTCCGGCCTGTTCGACGACATCACACAAACATACACCGTCCTCGGCAAACACCTCAAAAATGCATACTCCCAGTACGACGAAGGCCAAAAACGCATCGACCGCTTCTCAATGAACCTAGACCAGATAACAAACGACCACGAAGAAACCCCCGAATAG
- a CDS encoding sulfatase: MLNRRSFLKGVGVGVGASLLGGDLLLAGEEPKRRKPNFVFIFIDDMGWKDYGAGGSTFYETPNLDRLASEGMRFTDAYAASPVCSPTRAALMSGKHPARLHITDWIPGNRSRKKLDQMDFEQQLPLGEVTIAESLKEAGYRTTYVGKWHLGGEQYWPEKQGFDVNIAGNHKGGPNTRGKYNGYFSPYGLKNLEDGPEGEYLPNRLADEAMQFMEENKDEPFYVQLSHYTVHSPVQAKPELLGKYREKKEQMDTPDGPKFVKEGPDARNREWQDNPAFATMIEAMDANVGRVLGKIDELGIADDTIVIFCSDNGGQSILFANWGPPWGSNRPLRAGKGWCYEGGIRVPMVVKWPGVTKAGSVCSEPVITMDFYPTMLEMAGLELKPEQHVDGLSLVGLLKGGESLGREALHWHYPHYHGSGHRPSGAIRVGKWKLIEFFEDMRVELYDLEKDPGEHNDLSGKMPEKTATVRKMLHQWREEVGADMPEPNPAWKDK, translated from the coding sequence ATGCTGAATCGGCGTAGTTTTTTGAAGGGTGTGGGGGTTGGAGTTGGAGCATCTCTGCTGGGTGGGGATCTGCTTTTGGCTGGGGAAGAGCCGAAGAGGAGAAAACCCAATTTCGTTTTTATCTTTATCGATGATATGGGGTGGAAGGATTACGGAGCCGGGGGGAGCACATTCTATGAGACGCCCAATCTGGACAGGCTGGCGAGTGAGGGAATGCGGTTTACGGATGCTTACGCGGCGAGTCCGGTGTGTTCGCCCACGCGGGCGGCGCTGATGAGCGGCAAGCATCCGGCAAGGCTGCATATAACGGACTGGATACCGGGCAATCGAAGCAGGAAGAAGCTCGATCAGATGGATTTCGAGCAGCAGCTTCCGTTGGGCGAAGTGACTATTGCTGAATCGCTCAAGGAGGCGGGGTATCGGACGACATACGTGGGCAAGTGGCATCTTGGCGGGGAACAGTATTGGCCCGAAAAGCAAGGGTTCGACGTGAACATCGCGGGCAATCACAAAGGCGGGCCGAACACACGGGGCAAATATAACGGGTACTTCAGTCCCTACGGACTTAAGAATCTCGAGGACGGGCCCGAGGGTGAGTATTTGCCGAACAGGCTTGCGGATGAGGCGATGCAGTTTATGGAAGAGAACAAGGATGAGCCTTTCTATGTGCAGTTGAGTCATTACACGGTTCATTCGCCGGTACAGGCCAAGCCGGAACTGCTTGGCAAATACCGCGAGAAGAAAGAGCAGATGGACACGCCGGACGGTCCCAAGTTCGTGAAGGAAGGGCCGGATGCGAGGAATCGTGAATGGCAGGACAATCCGGCGTTCGCGACGATGATCGAAGCGATGGATGCGAATGTCGGCCGGGTGCTGGGCAAGATAGATGAGCTGGGGATCGCGGATGATACGATCGTGATCTTCTGTTCGGATAACGGCGGGCAGTCGATACTGTTTGCGAACTGGGGGCCGCCGTGGGGGTCGAACAGGCCTTTGCGGGCGGGCAAGGGATGGTGTTATGAGGGCGGGATCAGGGTGCCGATGGTGGTCAAGTGGCCGGGCGTGACAAAGGCGGGCAGTGTATGTTCGGAGCCTGTGATCACGATGGATTTTTATCCGACGATGCTGGAGATGGCGGGGCTGGAGTTGAAGCCCGAGCAGCATGTCGACGGTCTGAGCCTGGTGGGTCTGCTCAAAGGCGGTGAAAGTCTGGGGCGGGAGGCTCTGCACTGGCACTATCCGCATTACCATGGATCGGGGCACAGGCCGAGCGGTGCGATCCGCGTGGGTAAGTGGAAGCTGATCGAATTTTTTGAGGACATGCGGGTCGAGCTTTACGATCTGGAAAAGGATCCGGGCGAGCATAATGATCTGAGCGGGAAAATGCCGGAGAAAACGGCGACGGTGCGTAAGATGCTGCATCAGTGGCGCGAGGAAGTCGGGGCCGATATGCCCGAGCCTAACCCGGCGTGGAAGGATAAATAG
- a CDS encoding type II secretion system protein, which produces MNKKAFTLIELLVVISIIALLLAIMMPALGVVKQKAQGVVCTSRLKNLLIAYRTYTAENDGKLPSAYTMHPDLANTQDQADYYRTSWAWSPTRDDGSAIDWSQAQSGTVEEKINGIENGSLWPYIKDAEAYHCAADKRYTKPAEEPGWEGMGGYRSYSIPAGLNGPWQMYTEDRVYTKLSQIRRPSNVYAFIEETEGRGFNINSWALAVPEVDPGVTTEWTDPIAIMHNEASTLGFADGHAVIHKWRGKTTLEMGYNQTVRQFVDPDDEASMADLIYMREHFPYK; this is translated from the coding sequence ATGAATAAGAAAGCATTCACGCTTATCGAACTGCTCGTCGTCATCTCGATCATCGCTTTACTGCTGGCGATCATGATGCCCGCCCTCGGAGTCGTCAAACAAAAGGCCCAGGGCGTCGTCTGCACCTCCAGACTCAAAAACCTCTTGATTGCCTACAGAACCTACACCGCTGAAAACGACGGCAAACTGCCTTCGGCCTACACCATGCATCCGGACCTTGCCAATACTCAAGATCAGGCAGATTATTACCGCACTTCCTGGGCCTGGAGCCCAACAAGAGATGACGGCAGTGCAATCGACTGGAGTCAGGCACAAAGCGGAACAGTTGAAGAAAAGATCAACGGAATAGAAAATGGTTCCCTCTGGCCCTATATAAAGGACGCAGAGGCCTATCATTGTGCTGCCGACAAGCGATACACAAAGCCGGCAGAAGAGCCCGGCTGGGAGGGTATGGGCGGATATCGAAGCTATTCGATACCTGCAGGCCTCAACGGACCCTGGCAAATGTACACGGAAGATCGTGTCTATACTAAGCTTTCACAGATAAGACGCCCGTCCAATGTTTACGCCTTCATCGAAGAAACTGAAGGACGCGGCTTCAACATCAATTCATGGGCTCTTGCTGTGCCGGAGGTTGACCCTGGTGTTACAACGGAATGGACCGATCCCATTGCCATCATGCACAATGAGGCCAGTACACTCGGCTTTGCAGATGGTCATGCCGTAATCCACAAATGGCGCGGAAAAACCACTCTCGAGATGGGTTACAATCAGACAGTCAGACAGTTCGTCGACCCCGACGATGAGGCAAGCATGGCAGATCTCATATACATGCGCGAGCACTTCCCATATAAGTAA